The Euphorbia lathyris chromosome 2, ddEupLath1.1, whole genome shotgun sequence genome includes a window with the following:
- the LOC136218303 gene encoding uncharacterized protein isoform X2 gives MELVPRLNAEEIRGLFAPPPWGDEAPLSPFCMTNMGEWEKIRNIDMDKQAHLIDGLNCASIKRRGHVDAHKVAVLNAWRRIDCRTREALRRSFLTDLIQGYEVCIRDFIQQSDDEVLALQVQDPFHRLLLHGVCEFYNLASVTVSEPQGAESIKTTRIKRKKMDGVELPTITLSDFLKMTKEGVW, from the exons ATGGAACTGGTTCCTCGCTTGAATGCAGAAGAAATCCGAGGCTTGTTTGCTCCACCTCCTTGGG GTGATGAGGCACCACTGTCACCATTTTGCATGACTAATATGGGAGAGTGGGAGAAGATTAGGAATATAGACATGGACAAACAG GCTCATTTGATTGATGGCCTAAACTGTGCATCCATAAAGAGGAGGGGCCATGTTGATGCTCATAAGGTGGCAGTCTTAAATGCATGGCGTAGGATAGATTGCAGAACAAGAGAGGCACTTCGCCGTAGCTTtcttactgatcttattcaggGCTATGAG GTATGCATTCGGGACTTTATTCAGCAGAGCGATGACGAAGTTCTTGCATTACAAGTTCAAGATCCTTTTCATAGATTGTTGCTACATGGTGTGTGTGAG TTTTACAACTTGGCATCAGTGACTGTATCGGAGCCCCAGGGAGCGGAGTCGATAAAGACAACCAGGATAAAAAGGAAGAAAATGGATGGAGTTGAGCTCCCAACTATCACTCTGTCAGATTTTCTGAAAATGACCAAGGAAGGTGTATGGTGA
- the LOC136218303 gene encoding uncharacterized protein isoform X1, with translation MATPEVMQLVEEGLLSSPFRGTPKAENAKSWGQSIEKKIEFLESLTGKVSNRRSRRWINDRLLMELVPRLNAEEIRGLFAPPPWGDEAPLSPFCMTNMGEWEKIRNIDMDKQAHLIDGLNCASIKRRGHVDAHKVAVLNAWRRIDCRTREALRRSFLTDLIQGYEVCIRDFIQQSDDEVLALQVQDPFHRLLLHGVCEFYNLASVTVSEPQGAESIKTTRIKRKKMDGVELPTITLSDFLKMTKEGVW, from the exons ATGGCTACTCCTGAAGTTATGCAGCTCGTGGAAGAAGGTCTTCTTTCATCTCCTTTTCGTGGCACTCCAAAAG CTGAGAATGCGAAGTCCTGGGGTCAATCAATTGAGAAGAAGATTGAATTCCTTGAGAGCTTGACTGGGAAA GTCAGCAACAGGAGATCTCGTAGATGGATAAATGATCGTTTGTTGATGGAACTGGTTCCTCGCTTGAATGCAGAAGAAATCCGAGGCTTGTTTGCTCCACCTCCTTGGG GTGATGAGGCACCACTGTCACCATTTTGCATGACTAATATGGGAGAGTGGGAGAAGATTAGGAATATAGACATGGACAAACAG GCTCATTTGATTGATGGCCTAAACTGTGCATCCATAAAGAGGAGGGGCCATGTTGATGCTCATAAGGTGGCAGTCTTAAATGCATGGCGTAGGATAGATTGCAGAACAAGAGAGGCACTTCGCCGTAGCTTtcttactgatcttattcaggGCTATGAG GTATGCATTCGGGACTTTATTCAGCAGAGCGATGACGAAGTTCTTGCATTACAAGTTCAAGATCCTTTTCATAGATTGTTGCTACATGGTGTGTGTGAG TTTTACAACTTGGCATCAGTGACTGTATCGGAGCCCCAGGGAGCGGAGTCGATAAAGACAACCAGGATAAAAAGGAAGAAAATGGATGGAGTTGAGCTCCCAACTATCACTCTGTCAGATTTTCTGAAAATGACCAAGGAAGGTGTATGGTGA
- the LOC136218302 gene encoding uncharacterized protein, with amino-acid sequence MGKQQVKYFVVDAFTDSPFKGNPAAVCLLEEDKDEEWLQDVAAEFNISETCYLIPITSSDTVNSNPRFRLRWFTPVAEVNLCGHATLAAAHTLFSNGLVHADSIEFDTLSGILTAKKVPQISGTDVSSNQNSKEIDCFLIELNFPSVSTDEVNSVDFATISKALNGASIIDIRTTTSDDLLVVVPSAKAVTDLQPLFDEIVKYPGRGIIVSGVAPSESRFDFYSRFFCPKFGINEDPVCGSAHCALATYWSKKLGKSNLMAYQASARSGILDIHLDEANQRVLLRGKAVTVMEGFLLV; translated from the exons ATGGGAAAGCaacaagttaaatattttgTG GTGGATGCGTTCACGGACTCTCCATTCAAGGGCAACCCAGCAGCTGTATGTTTATTGGAGGAAGATAAAGATGAGGAATGGCTGCAAGATGTGGCTGCTGAGTTCAACATCTCTGAAACCTGCTACTTAATTCCGATTACTAGCTCCGACACTGTTAACTCAAATCCCAGATTCCGTCTAAGATGGTTCACTCCTGTTGCTGAG GTTAATCTTTGTGGACATGCAACACTAGCAGCTGCTCACACACTTTTTTCTAATGGTTTGGTACATGCTGACAGTATTGAGTTTGACACACTATCCGGGATTCTAACTGCAAAGAAGGTTCCTCAAATAAGCGGAACTGATGTTTCAAGCAATCAAAATAGCAAAGAAATAGATTGCTTCCTTATTGAATTGAATTTCCCTTCTGTCTCAACTGATGAGGTCAACTCTGTTGATTTTGCAACTATCTCTAAAGCCTTGAATGGTGCTTCCATAATTGATATCAGGACTACTACTTCAGATGACCTCCTT GTAGTGGTTCCATCAGCTAAAGCTGTTACAGATTTACAGCCCTTGTTTGATGAGATAGTTAAATATCCTGGAAGGGGGATAATTGTTTCTGGGGTTGCTCCATCTGAGTCTCGATTTGATTTTTATAGTCGATTCTTCTGTCCCAAATTTGGGATTAATGAG GATCCTGTCTGCGGGAGTGCACATTGTGCATTAGCTACCTATTGGAGCAAAAAGCTGGGGAAGTCTAATCTTATGGCATATCAG GCATCCGCAAGGAGTGGAATATTAGACATTCATTTAGATGAGGCAAACCAGAGAGTGCTGCTAAGGGGGAAGGCTGTTACAGTGATGGAAGGCTTTCTTTTGGTTTAG